From one bacterium genomic stretch:
- a CDS encoding NAD(P)-dependent oxidoreductase, producing the protein MLPTISILGLGLMGRPMARRLIAKGFDVRGWNRSRLPEDLTAGITQCPDLQDAAAAEVLLFMLEDSSATDAVLDRLEPYLRPPHLVLDMGSSDPARSRAHAAKLAARGIGWVDAPVSGGPEGAANGILSVMVGGTEADVSRARPLLEAVGGNIVHVGPPGAGHTTKVINQIIVGLAIEAVAEALTLAEKCGLDPCAVQQALRGGYADSRVLQIHGTRMVNRAYTPGGKARTHLKDLRLAQSLASSVGVRLPHLESVATLFQTLVDQGGGDLDHSALHRLLWTP; encoded by the coding sequence TGGCCCGGCGGCTGATCGCGAAGGGGTTCGATGTGCGCGGCTGGAATCGGTCGCGCCTTCCCGAGGACCTGACCGCGGGCATCACTCAATGTCCGGACCTCCAGGATGCGGCAGCGGCAGAAGTCTTGCTCTTCATGCTGGAGGACTCAAGCGCGACTGACGCGGTGCTCGATCGGCTCGAGCCCTACCTGCGCCCTCCGCATCTCGTGCTCGACATGGGCTCTTCCGATCCGGCCCGGTCCAGGGCGCACGCGGCCAAACTGGCGGCGCGCGGCATCGGCTGGGTGGATGCGCCGGTCTCCGGCGGGCCGGAGGGTGCTGCTAATGGCATCCTGTCCGTCATGGTCGGAGGGACGGAGGCGGATGTGAGCCGTGCCCGGCCACTGCTCGAAGCGGTCGGCGGAAACATCGTCCACGTCGGCCCGCCCGGAGCAGGCCATACGACCAAGGTAATCAACCAGATCATCGTGGGACTTGCCATCGAGGCCGTGGCAGAAGCACTGACGCTGGCCGAGAAGTGCGGTCTCGACCCCTGCGCCGTGCAGCAGGCCCTGCGCGGCGGGTACGCGGACTCCAGGGTGCTCCAGATCCACGGCACGCGGATGGTCAACCGCGCCTACACGCCGGGCGGCAAAGCCAGGACACATCTCAAAGATCTGCGGCTGGCACAGAGCCTGGCCTCATCTGTGGGCGTGCGGCTGCCTCACCTGGAGAGCGTCGCGACGCTCTTCCAGACCCTCGTGGACCAGGGCGGCGGCGACCTGGACCACTCCGCGCTGCACAGGCTGCTCTGGACACCCTAG
- a CDS encoding chromate transporter gives MRARGWTIAVLLGAALVAGPLLWNPMLGHLNLVLMKLGVLAFGGGFTLIPLIQHDVVNRLGWLTTGEFIDGVALGQVTPGPILITATFIGYKVGGLAGAVTSTIAVFLPSFLVLVGIAQHFDRWKRLQSIQTMIRGVLSGFIGLLLFVLFQFGQASLVDWKTWVLAIGAFVALRKGVGLLPLVGLTVVVSILAF, from the coding sequence ATGAGGGCCAGAGGATGGACGATCGCCGTCCTGCTGGGGGCCGCCCTTGTCGCGGGCCCCCTGCTCTGGAACCCCATGCTAGGGCATCTGAACCTGGTGCTCATGAAGCTCGGGGTACTGGCCTTCGGGGGAGGGTTCACGCTGATTCCCCTTATCCAGCACGATGTGGTCAACCGCCTGGGGTGGCTGACCACCGGCGAGTTCATTGACGGCGTCGCCCTCGGGCAGGTGACGCCCGGGCCCATCCTGATAACCGCGACTTTCATCGGTTACAAGGTCGGTGGGCTGGCCGGGGCGGTGACCTCCACGATAGCGGTTTTCCTCCCGTCATTCCTGGTGCTCGTGGGGATCGCCCAACACTTCGATCGGTGGAAACGCCTCCAGTCGATCCAGACGATGATCCGCGGCGTACTGAGCGGTTTCATCGGGCTGCTGCTCTTCGTTCTGTTTCAGTTTGGTCAGGCCTCGCTCGTGGATTGGAAGACCTGGGTACTGGCGATCGGTGCGTTTGTTGCCCTGCGCAAGGGCGTGGGTCTCCTCCCATTGGTCGGGCTGACCGTCGTGGTCTCAATCTTGGCGTTCTGA
- a CDS encoding chromate transporter, whose amino-acid sequence MVEVPAWSVFAAFVRLGATAFGGPAIVAHLKAELVGRRRWLTDQDFAEGLALCQVIPGATMVQLSTYAGYRIGGVPGAVAAAVGFVLPAFLAMVALTALYVHSGSMPVVRAVFRGLSALVVAIVLNALVNLGQSTLREWQGALLAVLALVALTLKVGFPIIVAAAAVLALVLYPRPAAPVQRPPGAP is encoded by the coding sequence ATGGTTGAAGTCCCAGCTTGGAGTGTGTTTGCCGCCTTCGTCCGCCTCGGGGCTACCGCCTTCGGCGGGCCAGCGATCGTGGCGCACCTGAAGGCCGAATTGGTCGGTAGGCGGCGATGGCTGACCGACCAGGACTTCGCAGAAGGCCTGGCGCTCTGCCAGGTGATCCCGGGCGCCACAATGGTGCAGCTTTCGACCTACGCAGGGTACCGGATCGGCGGGGTTCCTGGGGCTGTGGCGGCCGCGGTTGGGTTCGTGTTGCCCGCCTTCCTTGCGATGGTCGCCCTTACGGCGCTGTACGTGCACTCGGGGTCCATGCCGGTAGTCCGCGCTGTCTTCCGGGGACTGAGTGCTCTCGTCGTCGCCATTGTCCTCAACGCCCTGGTGAACCTCGGTCAATCCACGCTGCGCGAGTGGCAGGGGGCGTTGCTGGCCGTCCTGGCACTGGTGGCGCTGACCCTGAAGGTCGGCTTTCCGATCATTGTCGCGGCCGCGGCGGTCCTGGCGCTCGTACTGTACCCACGCCCTGCCGCGCCCGTTCAGAGGCCTCCCGGCGCCCCATGA